A region of Shewanella psychromarinicola DNA encodes the following proteins:
- the fur gene encoding ferric iron uptake transcriptional regulator: MTDGNQALKKAGLKITLPRVKILELMQEPENQHISAEDLYKKLLEIGEEIGLATVYRVLNQFDDAGILNRHHFESGKAVFEMSTQQHHDHLVCLTCDKVIEFSDDVIERRQDEIAMRHNIKLTHHSLYLYGHCTNDTCDHADE, translated from the coding sequence ATGACAGATGGAAATCAAGCGCTCAAAAAAGCCGGATTAAAAATAACTCTGCCGCGAGTTAAAATTCTAGAACTGATGCAAGAACCAGAAAATCAGCACATCAGTGCAGAAGACTTATATAAAAAGTTACTCGAAATAGGTGAGGAAATTGGCCTTGCTACTGTATACAGAGTATTAAACCAGTTCGATGATGCAGGCATTCTAAATCGTCATCATTTTGAAAGTGGTAAAGCGGTGTTTGAAATGTCAACTCAACAACACCATGACCATTTGGTATGTTTAACATGTGATAAAGTTATTGAGTTTTCTGACGACGTAATTGAACGTCGTCAAGACGAAATCGCCATGCGTCATAATATCAAGCTGACTCACCATAGCTTGTACCTTTATGGTCATTGCACCA